Part of the uncultured Desulfobacter sp. genome, ATTGGGCATCTGCTATTTCTTCTGCTAATCTTCTGCCATGCGCATTGCAAGGGACGTGTGGGTCGTCAGTACCGTGAACAATGAGAGATGGAACCGTGATCTCATTTAAGGCATAATCATGGCTTTGGGTGATTCTGATATCATTGATTGTACCTGGAAGGCGCTTGGCCATATCATCCATCATTCCTGTTGAAAGCTCTTTGAATAGCTTCATAGTTTCGCAATCTCTGGTAGTTTTGGATAAAACATCAGGAAAGGAGACCGATTTCTTTAAAGATTTTTCAATATTATTCTCCACTCTTCTACGCATCATATGTACAATTAATGGAATACGTGCCAAGATTTTAATAACATTGAAACCAAACGGTATTGGTGTTTTATTTTTTCCAGCTGTTGTTGAACACAAAACAAGAGCTTTGCAGCGGCCACAATGCCTTAAAGCAAAATGTAATGCAGAATACCCGCCTCCGGAAATAGCAAATACAATTACTTTGCTGATATGTAAAGAATCAAGGAAAGCAGCTATCAAGTCAGCCTGTTTCTCAGGTGTCTCTCTTCCCTTTAATGGGGTTCTTAGATAGCCTGGTCTGGATATTGATAAATACCTATAACCCTTGGGTCCTATTGTCCTTCCCAAAATATCGGATTGGTCATATCCTCCCATAGCTCCATGAATTGTTAATATGATTTTATTTGAGTCATTCCCCGTATCCCTTTGAAAATATTCAATTGGCCCTAATACAGTCTCAGCCACTTTTAAGCCACTCATGCCTGACATTTGATTTGCTCTCCTTTTTTTATATGAAAGAGTTTGATAACTTATTGAATTCTTTCATTCTTCGTTGTGGGGCGAGCCTGGGTGTTGATAGACCAGGTCGGCCCATGGCCGTTATATCGAAAAAAAGATGGTATATTGGTTCAATTTGTGGACTTTTTGCAGACTTGCCATGCATGGCTTGATGAATAGCCAGTCCATTGACAGTATTCCAGAAGAAAAAAGATAGATCTTCTACAGATCCCTTCTTTATCGTCATCTTAAAACGCATAGTCTTAATTAAGGTCCATGACCTATAGAAACGTATAAACAGAGCCCGGCTTGAAGTATTCCGAGCCGATACAGTTACTCGCCGGATTCCCCAAAATGGGCGGCCATGAGCCCTAAACAATCTTCAGAATATTGATCCAAAAAGTGGAAGAGATCTTCTCCATCAATATCGGCATCCCCGTTAAAATTCAAAACACAGTCAGTTTTTTGCGTATAAATGATCTCAAGATAGGGCCGACCGGTACTGTATTCGCTGGCTTTTAAGCCAAAATTATAACCATCTGAATCCAGTAGCAGACCGTAATTTTGGATGGTTCCATCGGCCCAGCCCTGGACAATCGCCTGCAACTCCACTTCATCGAGATACGCATGGTCGTAGTCATTGTCGGCATTGGTAAACGGCATAACTGCTGAAACTTCCTGGGGATCTCCACCCGGTGTTATCCAGGTTGTCGGACCGGTCGAATTCCAGGTCACATCACCCTCTGTCCAGTCCTGCCCCACACGATAGAGATTAAAATTTTCTCCTACGGCATCAGCAGAGACGGACCAGACATACAGTCCCAGCCGGGCGGACATAATCTTTTTGCCCATCACATCATCGGGCAGATTGAACCGGATGATGAAACGGTCAAAATTGCTTTGATATTGCTTGCCGCCATAGTTGGTGTCCGGGTCGGCGCTTTGTAAGAATGCGTCGCTGACCTCAGTGTCAGGGGTTTGGAGCCGGACGGTCTGGGATTCGGCAGTCACGTAAACCGTGGTTGTATTGGAAGGGTTTGACGTGCCGTTACTGTTTTGTGCGGTTACTTGGAATGTATAGTCATGATACGGCAGCAGATTCGGCAGTGTGTACGTTGTCACATCAGGATCAAGAACGGCCACGGGTTCAAACTCTTCCAAGTCCACTCGCTGATAAACCGTGAAATTGGCCTCATTATCACTGTTGTCCTGCCAGGTGAGCTGGACGTCAACACCGGTAAGCGTCGATGTCAGGTTGGAAGGGCTTTCCGGCGGCAGGTTGGAAATAACGGCGGTGGCGGCTGCCGTGGGCTGAGACCGGCCAAGACCGTCTGCATATGCCAAGGCCCGGTAGGTATAGGTACCGTCAATAAGTCCGGAATGACGGTAACTGACGGTATTCGGCCCTGTGGTGACCAGTACTTCCCACTCGCCGTCCACTTGGATTTCAATGATAAACCCGTCTTCATTATCACTGTTGTCCCGCCAGGTCACAAGAATTTCACCGGCCGGGGAATCCGCCTGGAGCTGCAGGTTATCCGGGCGCGCCGGCGGATAGGGTCCCGAGCCGCCGTCCCATCCGGCCAGACAGGCAAACAGGGTCCATGCGGCCCGGCCTTTCAGAACACAGTTCAACCTGGCATCGGTATCCCCGCCATCAGAATGGGAACAACTGCTGCAGCCGCTGTAGCCGTCAACGCCTTCGCCATGGGTCAGCTGATCCAGTTCGCCGCCGGGATACCTTGCCAAAAATTCCGAGGCCCAGTTGGCATCCCGGGTCCCGTTCTTATCTGAGTCGTAATCCAGGGTTTCGTTGAGCAATTTATCCAGAAAATACGCGTTGTCCGGGTTGTAATTTTCAATATCTGAAAAATCAAACAAGATCCGGTCATTAGCAATGCAGTGTTGACGAATCTGCCGGTTGGGCGTGTCCGAAGAGTCATGTTCCCCGCCACCGTTGGCATGGGCGGTCATAAAAACAAACTGCACCGGCAGGACGTCAGCCCTTGCATGGGAGCCTCCGGTGCTGAACAAACCGATAAGCCATTCCATGCTGGCAAGGTACAGGTCGATGTCGTGCCCGGCAATATTACACCAGGACCACATGACGACATTGATGGTATCATGGACGTAATTGCCTTCGCCGTCAATTTCCGTAAGATAGTCGTAGGTGGCATCGGCCCAGGCGGCGTAGCTGCTGCCGTCATTCACCGCATCCCCCTGGCTCAAATCCGGAGGGGTTGTCATGGCGCGGTCCCGCAGGCAGAGCACTGTAGAATTAACGCTTTCGGTACTGCTCCACTGGTATTTTCCCGCATAGGCCGGGAAATTGGCCAGCGCATTTAAACCGGTGATGATCTGGCTGCCGTGGGAGGTGTGACTGTATGCAATTTGAAGGTCATTTTTTGCAGCATTGATCCACTGATCCGGAATCCGGGACAGATCCGTGCTGGTATGATCAATGATAAATCCGGCAAAACCGGTACTCGTGAAGAAGGCAACTATGAATAGTGCCGCCAGACATTCTTTAATTTTAACTTTCATCTATTCCCTTCCTGCTTTTAATTTGTTAAACATGCAGACTAATTACTAATTTATTGCGGAAAATTAAAGTATTTCTTTAAATTTTGAGGACTTGGTTCTAACGTCGGGCATTGTAGGGGCAGGTCCCTGTGCCTGCCAGAACGGGGCAACCACAGGGGGATTGCCACTACAAAAGATGGCCGATGTTATGATAAAGCCTAATTTTGCCATGGTGAAAACGACACAGATCGTTGGGAAAAAAGAGGGCTGCCGATATTTCATCGCGTGTCGGCAGTTATGGGGCCCATAAAGAACGGACGCGTGTCGGCGGCCAATCAGGCAGGCTTTCATTCAATGGATCCGGCGGATATTCAGAATCCAATGGATACAGGGACAATGGGGGCCTGAGAAAAAAAGATGCCGCGCTGAAAATGGGCCTGGATGTAAGTGATACCTCACACCTGGGGATTGAGTTGTCATATTTGGATAGTAAAATCGGTCTCCCAGCCCTGTGGCCCATGAGGGTCTCTTCTCAGAAGAAAAAAGGCCGAACCACGCGCCCTGAAGATTTCATTAAAACCATTGATCGAAGAATCATGGAAACATTTAAAATTGATACCCCGGTTGGATCATTTACCCTGCAAGGCGGGTACCCGGACCGCGAGAATCCTTATATCTTAGGGTATACACCTCTTTTGTCGGAAGCCGACCAGACTGATGAGATCACCGAGGAGACCATTCAACTTTCACCAGGCATGAATATACCTTATTATTTAACCGGCGCCTGCTATGACGGCAACGACAAGTCCAATCAGCATCCGGATAGGGCCATGGGCTGATCCGAATGCCCATGGCCGCTATTTTGGGTTTACATCAAAGCCCTGTTGAGTAACAGGTGGCATATGATACTTAAGGCATACCCCAGCGCGATCACCGGGGTCCATTTCAGGTGTCCCCCAAAGGTGTAGGTACCCCGGGCTGCGCCCATGAGCGCCACGCCGGCCGCAGAGCCGATGGCCAGCATACTGCCGCCGGTACCGGCCGTCAGGGTGACCAGAAGCCACTGGCCGTGGGACATGGACGGATCCATGGTGAGAACGGCAAACATCACCGGAATATTATCTAAAATGGCAGACAGGACACCCACAAGGGTGTTGGCCCAGGTGGCCCCGAGATCCAGATACATGAACTGGGAAATCAGCGCAAGATATCCGAACTGGGCGAGCCCGCCCACACAAAGGATAATCCCATAGAAAAACAGCAGGGTGTCCCATTCCGCCCGGGAGATCTTTTTCATGATGTCAAAAGAGCGCCCCCCATGGGGATGGGCGCATTCTGTTTCATGGGCCCTGAGAATGGGGTCATATATATTCTCTCGGTTCTCATGACGTTTGATATGATATGAAAAGATCCCTAAATATCCAAGGCCGAACATCATACCGGCGGCCGGGGGCAGATGCAGCATATTGTGGAAACATACGGCCGTGACAATGGTTGCCCCGAACAGCCCCATGATCACCCAGGCCCCGTACTTCATGGTGACCGACTCGTCCAGGGCCTCGGGCACATCCTTGTCCACAAACAGGCTCATGATCACGGCCGGCACCAGCCAGTTAACCAGTGAAGGCACAAAGATGGCAAAAAACTCGGCAAAGGCCACCTTGCCCTTCTGCCAGACCATCAGGGTGGTAATATCCCCGAACGGCGAA contains:
- a CDS encoding alpha/beta hydrolase; amino-acid sequence: MSGLKVAETVLGPIEYFQRDTGNDSNKIILTIHGAMGGYDQSDILGRTIGPKGYRYLSISRPGYLRTPLKGRETPEKQADLIAAFLDSLHISKVIVFAISGGGYSALHFALRHCGRCKALVLCSTTAGKNKTPIPFGFNVIKILARIPLIVHMMRRRVENNIEKSLKKSVSFPDVLSKTTRDCETMKLFKELSTGMMDDMAKRLPGTINDIRITQSHDYALNEITVPSLIVHGTDDPHVPCNAHGRRLAEEIADAQLYLAEKGEHVAIFTHRTEVRMAVAEFLKNLPNS
- a CDS encoding DNRLRE domain-containing protein, whose product is MKVKIKECLAALFIVAFFTSTGFAGFIIDHTSTDLSRIPDQWINAAKNDLQIAYSHTSHGSQIITGLNALANFPAYAGKYQWSSTESVNSTVLCLRDRAMTTPPDLSQGDAVNDGSSYAAWADATYDYLTEIDGEGNYVHDTINVVMWSWCNIAGHDIDLYLASMEWLIGLFSTGGSHARADVLPVQFVFMTAHANGGGEHDSSDTPNRQIRQHCIANDRILFDFSDIENYNPDNAYFLDKLLNETLDYDSDKNGTRDANWASEFLARYPGGELDQLTHGEGVDGYSGCSSCSHSDGGDTDARLNCVLKGRAAWTLFACLAGWDGGSGPYPPARPDNLQLQADSPAGEILVTWRDNSDNEDGFIIEIQVDGEWEVLVTTGPNTVSYRHSGLIDGTYTYRALAYADGLGRSQPTAAATAVISNLPPESPSNLTSTLTGVDVQLTWQDNSDNEANFTVYQRVDLEEFEPVAVLDPDVTTYTLPNLLPYHDYTFQVTAQNSNGTSNPSNTTTVYVTAESQTVRLQTPDTEVSDAFLQSADPDTNYGGKQYQSNFDRFIIRFNLPDDVMGKKIMSARLGLYVWSVSADAVGENFNLYRVGQDWTEGDVTWNSTGPTTWITPGGDPQEVSAVMPFTNADNDYDHAYLDEVELQAIVQGWADGTIQNYGLLLDSDGYNFGLKASEYSTGRPYLEIIYTQKTDCVLNFNGDADIDGEDLFHFLDQYSEDCLGLMAAHFGESGE
- the nhaD gene encoding sodium:proton antiporter NhaD, whose amino-acid sequence is MKDLVKLILMTIGFLAVPVLGFAQAEAAHAGGAGLTNTAYGYIAVIFFIVAYALVPLENNIHLRKSKPVLLAAGVIWVLVSLAYSSIGDTHSAHDAIKHSLIEYAELFLFLLAAMTYINAMEERNVFQRLRAVLVSRGFSLRKIFWITGLLAFFISPVADNLTTALLMGAVAMAVGGSNKKFISLACINIVVAANAGGAFSPFGDITTLMVWQKGKVAFAEFFAIFVPSLVNWLVPAVIMSLFVDKDVPEALDESVTMKYGAWVIMGLFGATIVTAVCFHNMLHLPPAAGMMFGLGYLGIFSYHIKRHENRENIYDPILRAHETECAHPHGGRSFDIMKKISRAEWDTLLFFYGIILCVGGLAQFGYLALISQFMYLDLGATWANTLVGVLSAILDNIPVMFAVLTMDPSMSHGQWLLVTLTAGTGGSMLAIGSAAGVALMGAARGTYTFGGHLKWTPVIALGYALSIICHLLLNRALM